In one window of Ruminococcus hominis DNA:
- a CDS encoding lantibiotic immunity ABC transporter MutG family permease subunit gives MFSIIRCFQAEWLKSRHTPLLLVHVLFPLIGAGVFAGYFHISGWSEMTNVTTFLEVLAIIFPFVIGIVVGMIVELENGAGHFQLILGTIRSRIAVYIGKLVYLIVLATFATILCIFLFAVLYPVMPFSFYIKPLIMLILSVIPLYLISIPVGFSLGKSVSMGIGIVGSLLSALLVTGLGDFIWKFLPWGWGVRFMDYCVLRYVNEGQFHSNLPEFQLGFILMLVFTVVLFIISLVWFQRWEGAKENE, from the coding sequence ATGTTTAGTATTATCAGATGTTTTCAAGCAGAATGGCTTAAAAGCAGACATACACCATTACTTTTAGTCCATGTGCTTTTTCCGTTAATAGGAGCTGGTGTTTTTGCAGGATATTTTCATATATCCGGTTGGAGTGAGATGACAAATGTAACGACCTTTTTAGAGGTGTTAGCAATTATTTTTCCATTTGTTATTGGTATCGTTGTAGGTATGATAGTCGAACTAGAAAATGGAGCAGGTCATTTTCAGTTAATCTTAGGTACGATCCGTTCACGTATAGCGGTATATATCGGAAAATTAGTATATCTTATCGTTTTAGCAACCTTTGCAACAATACTTTGTATTTTCTTGTTTGCCGTACTCTATCCAGTTATGCCATTTTCGTTTTATATAAAACCTCTTATTATGTTGATATTGTCTGTAATACCACTTTATCTTATTTCCATACCTGTTGGTTTCAGTTTAGGCAAAAGTGTATCTATGGGCATAGGTATTGTAGGAAGTTTATTATCTGCATTGCTAGTTACAGGACTTGGAGATTTTATCTGGAAATTCCTGCCGTGGGGCTGGGGTGTACGATTTATGGATTATTGTGTTTTAAGATATGTTAATGAGGGGCAGTTTCATTCTAACTTACCCGAATTTCAACTAGGTTTTATACTCATGCTGGTTTTTACAGTAGTGCTGTTTATCATAAGCTTAGTGTGGTTTCAGA